Proteins encoded together in one Bombiscardovia nodaiensis window:
- the thyA gene encoding thymidylate synthase, which produces MALTPEQLADIRTRIPERPQTSIPMPYEDLVRKILQEGTLKSDRTGTGTISLFGQQMRFDLSKSFPLLTTKTVFFKGIAYELLWFLKGSSNVRWLQEHNVHIWDEWADPETGDLGPVYGVQWRSWPAPTAEDPGRTIDQIQRALALIRDHPDSRRIIVTAWNPAEIEQMALPPCHALFQFYVADGKLSCQLYQRSCDMFLGVPFNIASYSLLTMMMAQQTGLEPGEFVWTGGDCHIYDNHIDQILEQLSRDPYPYPQIKIAKADSIFDYHYEDFEIVGYQHHPAIKAPVAV; this is translated from the coding sequence ATGGCTTTGACTCCTGAACAATTGGCAGACATTCGCACGCGCATTCCTGAGCGCCCTCAGACCAGCATTCCTATGCCCTACGAGGACCTGGTGCGCAAGATTTTGCAAGAGGGGACTCTCAAATCGGACCGCACGGGTACCGGCACTATTTCGCTCTTTGGCCAGCAGATGCGCTTTGACCTGAGCAAGAGCTTCCCCCTCTTGACCACAAAAACGGTCTTTTTCAAGGGCATTGCCTATGAGCTGCTTTGGTTCTTGAAGGGCTCTTCCAATGTGCGCTGGCTCCAGGAGCACAACGTGCACATTTGGGACGAGTGGGCTGACCCTGAAACTGGCGATTTGGGGCCAGTCTACGGGGTGCAGTGGCGTTCCTGGCCTGCGCCGACGGCTGAAGATCCGGGGCGTACGATTGACCAGATTCAGCGCGCCCTAGCCTTAATCCGCGACCACCCAGACTCTCGTCGTATTATTGTGACGGCCTGGAATCCAGCCGAGATTGAGCAGATGGCCCTTCCGCCCTGCCATGCCCTCTTCCAGTTCTACGTGGCCGACGGCAAGCTCTCCTGCCAGCTCTACCAGCGCTCCTGCGACATGTTCTTGGGTGTGCCCTTCAATATTGCTTCCTACTCGCTCTTGACCATGATGATGGCCCAGCAGACGGGCCTGGAACCAGGTGAATTCGTCTGGACCGGCGGGGACTGCCATATCTACGACAACCACATCGACCAGATTCTGGAGCAGCTCTCGCGCGACCCCTACCCGTATCCGCAGATCAAGATTGCCAAGGCCGATTCCATCTTTGACTATCACTATGAAGATTTTGAAATTGTGGGCTACCAGCATCATCCTGCCATCAAGGCCCCGGTGGCGGTCTGA